A section of the Triticum dicoccoides isolate Atlit2015 ecotype Zavitan chromosome 7A, WEW_v2.0, whole genome shotgun sequence genome encodes:
- the LOC119328161 gene encoding mitogen-activated protein kinase kinase kinase 18-like, whose product MGVVEWTRGPAIGRGSSATVSVAVDRRTGAVLAVKSVGAGRAAELRRERAVLRGLSSPYVVRCLDAEDGSGGGGLDMLMEYAPGGSLADEIRRCGGRCAEGLIRSRARDVLRGLAHVHAAGVAHCDVKARNVLIGADGRALIADFGCARRTGIAGEEPRPTGGTPVFMAPEAARGEAQGPPADIWALGCTVIEMATGAGPWQRFATPVATLHHVAFSGEAPELPPCLSDQGKDFLARCLRQDPSERWTAEQLLDHEFVAVDAAASTSNSVPGVTEKATFVSPKSVLDQALWEDDDDDTAADTADPTDRVRALAAGAPAVPDWTWDASWITVHAGPSVDDDTEHEPAMPPEQPEAGTDTDASDSPAGGGSAGEAGASSSQHAAQGNGGRYDGTGSCNGGRSDDGNHVVSDCSTVPITSNGFFSDPMSCFACPKSRPSWPARPVYYSATMPTFLPPASPLLAGVVSTPAPT is encoded by the coding sequence ATGGGCGTCGTGGAGTGGACGCGCGGGCCGGCCATCGGCAGGGGCTCCTCGGCCACCGTGTCCGTCGCCGTCGACCGCCGCACCGGCGCCGTGCTCGCGGTCAAGTCCGTGGGCGCCGGCCGGGCCGCCGAGCTCCGGCGCGAGCGGGCCGTCCTCCGCGGCCTCAGCTCGCCCTACGTCGTGCGCTGCCTGGACGCCGAGgacgggagcggcggcggcggcctcgacATGCTCATGGAGTACGCGCCGGGCGGGTCGCTGGCCGACGAGATCAGGCGGTGCGGCGGCCGGTGCGCCGAGGGCCTCATCCGGTCCCGCGCGCGCGACGTCCTGCGCGGGCTCGCGCACGTGCACGCCGCCGGCGTCGCCCACTGCGACGTCAAGGCCCGCAACGTGCTCATCGGCGCCGACGGCCGCGCCCTGATCGCCGACTTCGGATGCGCGCGCCGGACGGGCATTGCCGGCGAGGAGCCGCGGCCGACGGGCGGCACGCCCGTGTTCATGGCGCCCGAGGCCGCGCGGGGCGAGGCGCAGGGCCCGCCCGCCGACATATGGGCGCTCGGCTGCACCGTCATCGAGATGGCCACCGGCGCCGGCCCGTGGCAGCGGTTCGCCACCCCCGTCGCGACGCTGCACCACGTCGCCTTCTCGGGCGAGGCGCCGGAGCTCCCGCCGTGCCTGTCGGACCAGGGCAAGGACTTCCTGGCGAGGTGTCTGCGGCAGGACCCCagcgagaggtggacggcagagcaGCTGCTCGATCACGAGTTCGTGGCCGTCGACGCCGCCGCCTCGACGTCCAATTCCGTGCCAGGGGTCACCGAGAAGGCCACGTTCGTGTCCCCCAAGAGCGTGCTCGATCAGGCCCTgtgggaggacgacgacgacgacacggCGGCAGACACCGCCGATCCCACGGACAGGGTGCGCGCGCTGGCCGCGGGCGCGCCGGCCGTGCCGGACTGGACCTGGGACGCGAGCTGGATCACGGTCCACGCCGGCCCCAGCGTCGACGACGACACCGAACACGAGCCAGCAAtgccgccggagcagccggaggcgGGCACGGACACCGACGCCAGCGACTCACCCGCGGGCGGCGGCTCCGCCGGGGAGGCGGGGGCCTCGAGCAGCCAGCACGCCGCACAAGGCAACGGCGGTCGGTACGATGGCACGGGCAGCTGTAACGGCGGGCGCAGCGATGATGGAAATCACGTGGTTAGCGATTGCAGTACCGTTCCAATCACAAGCAACGGATTCTTTTCCGATCCCATGTCATGTTTCGCTTGTCCCAAGTCCCGCCCAAGCTGGCCGGCCCGGCCCGTTTATTACAGCGCCACCATGCCTACCTTTCTTCCTCCCGCGTCGCCATTATTGGCAGGAGTGGTGAGTACTCCGGCTCCGACTTAA